A genomic stretch from Leptodactylus fuscus isolate aLepFus1 chromosome 10, aLepFus1.hap2, whole genome shotgun sequence includes:
- the CNTF gene encoding ciliary neurotrophic factor produces the protein MDPEVLHTDLCSRVIQQLRQIRADLLLLTEKYVEAHGLHSLTNFDFAGGNASMDSDTWAEMAMEERLLSNITAYLDLERRLIHVIEEQGDNLLQGEGDLHGGLHSILRQVSALRSQLEHLGTTMGLKKELDEDIDEVDRASGGIFEKKVRGYHVLRELAIWAVRSIRDLRKLQRERGNLAIRAESSTETSEQ, from the exons ATGGATCCTGAAGTGCTGCACACAGATCTCTGCTCACGTGTAATTCAACAACTGCGACAAATCCGCGCGGACCTCCTGCTCCTGACTGAGAAATAT GTGGAAGCACATGGACTTCACAGTTTAACTAACTTTGACTTCGCTGGAGGGAATGCATCCATGGATTCTGACACCTGGGCAGAGATGGCCATGGAGGAGAGGCTACTATCTAATATAACTGCGTACTTGGACTTGGAGAGACGTTTGATACACGTGATAGAAGAACAGGGTGACAACCTGTTACAAGGAGAGGGTGATCTCCATGGCGGTCTTCATAGCATTCTACGACAAGTGTCAGCCTTGAGGTCCCAGCTGGAACACCTTGGAACAACAATGGGTCTAAAGAAAGAATTAGATGAAGACATAGATGAGGTGGATAGAGCATCAGGAGGAATCTTTGAAAAGAAAGTCAGGGGTTACCATGTTCTAAGGGAGCTGGCAATCTGGGCAGTGAGGAGCATCAGAGATCTACGAAAGTTGCAGAGAGAAAGGGGAAACCTAGCCATTAGGGCTGAGTCCTCTACGGAGACAAGTGAACAATGA